GAAATCGCCCGCCAGATTGAAATCGCAATTGCGGATGCCGATGTGATTGTTCTTGTCGTTGATGGCACCGCCGGACTCCTGCCCCTTGACCAAGAAATCGCCGACCGCCTGCGCCGCCAAGGGAAAACATTTCTCCTTGCGGTTAACAAGAGTGATATCAAGCAAAAATTTGACCCGAGCGAATTTCATCGCCTTGGTGCAAGGAGACTCTTTTCCATCGCTGCCGAGCATGGCACCGGTGTTGATGAACTCCTTGACGAGATTATCCTCCACCTACCAACCGCAACCCTCCTCCAACCTAAATGTCCTCTCCTTGCCCTTCTGGGCAGACCCAATGTCGGCAAATCAACCTTTCTCAACCGCCTCCTTGGAAAAGAACGGGCAATTGTCACACCCACCCCAGGAACCACCCGTGATACCGTTGAAGAAATTCTTGAGTTTGAAGGCGAAAAGTTTTGCCTCATTGACACCGCTGGTATCCGCCGCCGCACGCGCATCGACCAGCCGGTGGAGTATTATTCGGTTAGCCGCGCCCTTGACACCATCAGCCGCTGTGATATTGCCCTGATAATAATTGACGCCACCGAAGGACCAACTGCCCAGGACAAGCGCATTATCAATCTGGCTCAAGAAAATGGTAAAGGGCTGGTCATCGTCGCCAACAAGATTGACCTCATACCACCAGAACTCTACAAAAAGGTGCAGGAGTACATTACGACAAAACTACACTTCGTCAATTATGCCCCCTTGGTCTACACCTGTGCGCTCACAGGTAAAGGTGTGTATAACGCCATCCGCCAGGCAAAGGCGGTCTATCATTCCGGTGGTATGCGCTTGAGCAGAACCTTTCTCCACAGCACAATCCTTGAAGAACTCAAGCAAAACCCGCCCGCACCCAACTGCCATATCATCGGTTTAACTCAAACAGGTATCAGACCCCCAATTTTTCGCTTGCGTCTTTCACGACCGGAAACCGTCACCAGCCGTTACGAGCGCTATGTCCTCAACCTCATTCGGACCAACTTCCGTTTCACCGGCTACCCTATCAGGCTCAAAATAACCCGTTAAAATATGAAGCGGCAAAAAATCTGGCGCTGGCTCTTACCCGCTGCTGGCATTATCATCGCCCTCATCATTGCAGCATTAATCTTCTTCCTGACCCCGCGCCCAGGAAGGACAAGGGCAACCACGCTTTTATCTGTACCAG
The DNA window shown above is from candidate division WOR-3 bacterium and carries:
- the der gene encoding ribosome biogenesis GTPase Der; protein product: MATVAILGRPNVGKSTLFNRIVGGRVAITLKEPGVTRDRIIRLAHWQGKEFFVIDTGGFVPDSTEEMEREIARQIEIAIADADVIVLVVDGTAGLLPLDQEIADRLRRQGKTFLLAVNKSDIKQKFDPSEFHRLGARRLFSIAAEHGTGVDELLDEIILHLPTATLLQPKCPLLALLGRPNVGKSTFLNRLLGKERAIVTPTPGTTRDTVEEILEFEGEKFCLIDTAGIRRRTRIDQPVEYYSVSRALDTISRCDIALIIIDATEGPTAQDKRIINLAQENGKGLVIVANKIDLIPPELYKKVQEYITTKLHFVNYAPLVYTCALTGKGVYNAIRQAKAVYHSGGMRLSRTFLHSTILEELKQNPPAPNCHIIGLTQTGIRPPIFRLRLSRPETVTSRYERYVLNLIRTNFRFTGYPIRLKITR